CGTTGTTGGTTCACCAAGGCACGACGCACAGCGGGTTGGGCAGCGATCGCAGACACTTTGGCAGTGACGGCTAAACTTCGAATTTCCTCGGTGACATCCTCTCCCTGTACCCACACTCGGAGAGTATCGTTCTCGGTGCCGATCTCGATCTGGCATTGGCTGACCAATTCAGCGATCGCGGGTTGATCGGTGATCTCGATCTGGTTTTGTAAGACGAACCAGGTAATTGCCCGATACATTGCCCCCGTATCGAGATAGAGAAGCCCCAAGACTTGGGCAACCCGGCGAGCCACGGTGGATTTCCCAGCCCCTGCGGGCCCATCAATGGCGACAATGGGGCGGCGATTGCGCAGCAGCAGATTGTCGATCAGGCGGGTGGAACCGAGATAAGCCGCGATCGCCAAGAGTCCTTGGTCATCTAAAGTGGTTAAAGGCTTGAGGCTTTCGGGATCGACCAACTCAATATAATCAAGCTGTACCGTTGGCGCGGTTGCTAAGGTCTGGTTCACTGCCGCAATCAGCACCGGGGGCGATCGCTCCCCCGACCGGAATAATTGCTCAGCTCGTTGTAACCCTGCGAAGATCACCGCCGCTTCTTGGCGTTGTGGTGCTGATAAATACTGATTTCGCGAACTCACCGCTAAACCACTGGATTCCCGAACCGTTGGACAGGCGATAATCTCAACGGGAAAATGCAGATCCAACACCAACTGGCGGATGATCGCTAACTGTTGCGCATCTTTCTGCCCAAAATATGCTCGGTCGGGTTGCACCAAATGGAACAGCATCGACACAATGGTGGCAACTCCCTGAAAATGCCCCGGTCGAGAGCGTCCACAGAGGCCAGCGGTCAAACTAGGAGGGGGGAGCACCTGGGTTAATTGCCACGGCTTCTCGAGTTCAGCCCCTTGTAGCTGTAATGCCGTTGACGTTGGGGTAAAGAGCACATCTATCGATGCCTGCTCACACAATTGCCGATCTTGCGCTAGGGAGCGGGGATACTGCTGCCAGTCCTCTGTAGGGGCAAATTGCAGTGGATTCACAAAAATGCTGACCACAACCAGATCATTGTCACGCCGTGCCTGTTGGATCAAGCTGGTATGTCCCTCATGGAGCGCCCCCATGGTAGGGACAAAGCCAACACTGGGCTTGGCTGCACAAGCGAGCGCTGGGTGCAGCCATTTAGATCCATTGAGAATCTGATCGAGATAGCAGCGTAATCCTGCAACCGTCGAGAAGCTGCGCATGGGTTTGGCTAGGTCAACTTTTTGCTAGCCCTAGTCTAGCAGTGGGTTAACTACTGCCCCAGTACCTCCAAGCGTACCGGAGCCACGCCGCTACTGACCAAACCAATGGTTTGCGCTGCCGCTGTCGATAAATCGATAATCCGACCATGGGAAAAGGGGCCACGATCGTTGATCCGTACCACCACCGAGCGACCATTATCGACATTGAAGACTCGCACCCGCGTCCCAAAGGGCAGGGAACGGTGAGCCGCAGTTAAATCGTATTGATTGAAGGGTTCACCACTGGCACTGGGACTGCCATGAAAACCAGGCCCATACCAGGAAGCCATGCCACTCAACTGGAAGCGGACAGGCCCAAAAGCAATCTGTTGCACCTGCGACCGCGGCTTGCCAGCAACCTCCCGCAGGGGAGGGGCATTGCCGAGGAGGCGACGCAGGCGGTTGGCAACCTGTAGTGCCGTAGCTTCCGAGTTCTTTTGCTTTCCGGGAACCAGGGTGGAACTGTCAAGGGTGACGAGCAATCGACCACCAGCTTCGATGGTGTAGCGATCGCGCCGCACCCCGGTGGCATCTGGTTCTGCTTTCCACTGGACTTTGATGGTAGTGGGATCGATCTTGTCTCGTGATAGTTGATTCAGTTGCGCCGCCACCGCCGTTGCCCGCCAAACTGGATCGGTGATTGCGGAGGTGGTGAGGCTGGAATCGGGGGAAGTGGCGCTGGAAATAGCGGTGATGCCAGTGACCGCTGTGGAAATGACTGCAGATTTAACGTTGGCATTCAGCGGCGAGACTGCATTTCCAGGCGTACCCATTTTGATCGTCTGGGAGGAACGGCGACCAGAACCTAAGAAAGTTAGGATAGGGAGATTCCGGACATACAGGGTTGCAGCCTTGCGTCCAGACCATTCATGGGGTTGGATTTTGGCGATGATTTCTCCACTGACTTGAGGCGTGGAAGGAGCTTGACGTTCGCCTACTTTTACAACATCACTGCGCTGCAGTTGCGCGGGGTTCAAAGGAATAGAGGTGGGAACTTGTGACAGTTGGGAAAGTGGTTTGATGGCAAACGGTACAGCCCCTGAAGACGGGATAGTATCTTGACCTTGAGCTACTGCTACACTCTGCTTCACCTGGGAGGCATAAGCTGTCCCCAGGGCAGCAACAAGTATTGCGAGTTTAAGGCCATTCCAATGTTTTTGATTCATACGTCCATAGGTGAAGGTCACTAAGGAGGCGAGCGCAAGCCTCAAATCGGCACTGATGAGGGGAACCCCCTGCCACCGA
The Neosynechococcus sphagnicola sy1 DNA segment above includes these coding regions:
- a CDS encoding bifunctional pantoate--beta-alanine ligase/(d)CMP kinase, translated to MRSFSTVAGLRCYLDQILNGSKWLHPALACAAKPSVGFVPTMGALHEGHTSLIQQARRDNDLVVVSIFVNPLQFAPTEDWQQYPRSLAQDRQLCEQASIDVLFTPTSTALQLQGAELEKPWQLTQVLPPPSLTAGLCGRSRPGHFQGVATIVSMLFHLVQPDRAYFGQKDAQQLAIIRQLVLDLHFPVEIIACPTVRESSGLAVSSRNQYLSAPQRQEAAVIFAGLQRAEQLFRSGERSPPVLIAAVNQTLATAPTVQLDYIELVDPESLKPLTTLDDQGLLAIAAYLGSTRLIDNLLLRNRRPIVAIDGPAGAGKSTVARRVAQVLGLLYLDTGAMYRAITWFVLQNQIEITDQPAIAELVSQCQIEIGTENDTLRVWVQGEDVTEEIRSLAVTAKVSAIAAQPAVRRALVNQQRRFGRQGGIVMEGRDIGTHVFPDAEVKIFLTASIQERARRRQLELQQQGKEEISLAQLEQAILSRDQQDSERNLSPLRQAGDAIAIPTDGLTIDQVVDQIVQLYQGARMGQTSEKLSSREPT
- a CDS encoding septal ring lytic transglycosylase RlpA family protein; amino-acid sequence: MNQKHWNGLKLAILVAALGTAYASQVKQSVAVAQGQDTIPSSGAVPFAIKPLSQLSQVPTSIPLNPAQLQRSDVVKVGERQAPSTPQVSGEIIAKIQPHEWSGRKAATLYVRNLPILTFLGSGRRSSQTIKMGTPGNAVSPLNANVKSAVISTAVTGITAISSATSPDSSLTTSAITDPVWRATAVAAQLNQLSRDKIDPTTIKVQWKAEPDATGVRRDRYTIEAGGRLLVTLDSSTLVPGKQKNSEATALQVANRLRRLLGNAPPLREVAGKPRSQVQQIAFGPVRFQLSGMASWYGPGFHGSPSASGEPFNQYDLTAAHRSLPFGTRVRVFNVDNGRSVVVRINDRGPFSHGRIIDLSTAAAQTIGLVSSGVAPVRLEVLGQ